A stretch of the Malus sylvestris chromosome 10, drMalSylv7.2, whole genome shotgun sequence genome encodes the following:
- the LOC126585145 gene encoding uncharacterized protein LOC126585145 — protein sequence MKQILVQPSQLVLLLLLLVACSVPATTARNKRPGFLFTRTTGRCTPQYWGSRREAWPKMVPQTSTVSKVFGSIAYERYRSDLTLLEATAMNDEENVYPRLLKQASAALLNSYARKGYPYTAWEVKTLLIQALVSKKAAALQAQHFSIANEACH from the exons atgaagcaaatcttaGTTCAACCGAGTCAactcgttcttcttcttctgctacttGTTGCCTGCTCTGTTCCCGCAACAACAGCCAGAAACAAACGGCCAGGATTTCTCTTCACAAGAACAACAGGAAGATGCACTCCTCA GTACTGGGGGAGCAGGAGGGAGGCGTGGCCGAAGATGGTCCCGCAGACATCAACGGTGTCCAAGGTGTTTGGATCAATAGCGTACGAACGGTACAGATCCGATCTGACGTTGCTTGAAGCGACGGCGATGAATGATGAGGAGAACGTGTACCCTAGGCTGCTGAAGCAGGCGAGTGCAGCACTGCTGAACTCTTATGCAAGAAAAGGGTATCCTTACACAGCTTGGGAGGTCAAGACTTTGTTGATCCAAGCTTTGGTGTCTAAGAAGGCAGCTGCCCTTCAAGCCCAACACTTCTCTATTGCCAATGAGGCTTGTCATTAG
- the LOC126586973 gene encoding uncharacterized protein LOC126586973 has protein sequence MSCLRLRLPPARRAWKSFTSKLHRKLHKPKGIAKPGKKRVKAITAGASSSASAFAFSSVGLKPYKFLQLRYKRKGRLALDFRYKRRQLLQNRGRDAHVYVDKLFEEPAVTELVGSSEPPVAKCKQTTTTAAGVESGAERGCSATADDMWESLGFASPMMHGIDERAEEFIAKFRKEMEVQEKLARYHL, from the coding sequence ATGTCTTGCTTGAGATTGAGGCTTCCACCAGCCAGAAGGGCCTGGAAGAGCTTCACCTCCAAACTACATAGAAAACTCCACAAGCCTAAAGGCATCGCGAAACCCGGAAAAAAACGTGTCAAGGCCATTACTGCTGGCGCTTCAtcttctgcttctgcttttgctttttcttctgTTGGACTGAAACCCTACAAGTTTCTCCAGCTGCGTTATAAACGCAAAGGGCGTCTCGCCCTAGATTTTCGCTACAAGCGCCGCCAGCTTCTTCAGAACCGTGGTCGCGATGCACATGTCTACGTTGACAAGCTTTTTGAAGAGCCTGCTGTGACTGAGCTGGTGGGGAGTTCTGAGCCTCCGGTAGCGAAGTGCAAGCAAACTACCACTACCGCCGCGGGTGTTGAAAGTGGGGCTGAGAGAGGATGTTCTGCGACGGCGGATGATATGTGGGAGTCATTGGGATTTGCTTCCCCAATGATGCATGGGATTGATGAAAGAGCTGAGGAGTTCATAGCCAAGTTTAGAAAGGAAATGGAGGTTCAGGAGAAGTTGGCACGTTATCATTTGTAG
- the LOC126587634 gene encoding mitochondrial import inner membrane translocase subunit TIM44-2-like: MAGRKLVRDLHLYRQPLFLHLTSQQQVSSGRVRLISSNGYLGNRRFSVFNEFSKQFKGEATKNHEFQQSVKELKEKAEELKGVKEDLKVRTKQTSEQLYKRVDGAWTEAEATAKKVSANVKEKISAATEEVKGTFGIGKEEVSGPSGTKSEHVADDGTKGSSGEHNNQQSGEYKNQQSGSSNTEQTFFGKFRSSVSSSYISSAFSRVKEAKITDLARKGYDIVRDELSGTTTKRKHLEFDPSSTPKVETSSRTDVVAVPRSRWSKKWEAFRMKMQGYPIFKRLDEIRKPVTNKTQEIAEDIWEHWETSDSPIVHKIQDLNETIFQETDTAASIKEIRRRDPSFSLPDFLAEVQDAVKPVLNAYIKGDLETLKKYCSREVIERCKAEHDGFKSHGIFFDHKILHISEAEIKETKMMGHSPIIIVMFQTQQVYCVRDRNGDVTEGGKDTIHTVYYAWAMQQVDLEELSEGAIYPIWKVREMQQFGVQALI; the protein is encoded by the exons ATGGCGGGCAGAAAGCTAGTGCGAGATTTGCACCTCTACAGACAACCCCTCTTTCTTCATCTGACCTCCCAACAGCAG GTTTCGAGCGGGAGAGTTCGATTGATTTCGTCAAATGGGTATTTGGGGAATCGTCGATTCAGTGTTTTCAATGAGTTTTCGAAGCAATTCAAAGGCGAAGCTACTAa GAATCATGAATTTCAACAGTCAGTGAAGGAGCTGAAAGAGAAAGCGGAAgagctcaaaggggttaaagaAGATTTGAAAGTGAG AACGAAGCAGACAAGTGAGCAGCTATACAAGCGGGTGGATGGTGCGTGGACAGAGGCGGAAGCAACGGCAAAGAAG GTTTCTGCCAATGTAAAGGAGAAGATCTCGGCTGCCACAGAGGAG GTCAAAGGAACTTTTGGAATTGGGAAAGAAGAGGTCTCAGGACCTTCTGGTACTAAATCTGAGCATGTTGCTGATGATGGAACGAAGGGCTCATCTGGGGAACATAATAACCAGCAATCTGGGGAATATAAAAACCAGCAGTCAGGGTCTAGTAATACTGAACAAACATTTTTTGGAAAATTTAGGTCAAGTGTTTCTTCCTCGTATATTTCCTCTGCCTTCTCTCGAGTTAAAGAAGCAAAGATTACGGACTTGGCTAGAAAGGGATATGACATTGTAAGGGATGAGTTAAGTGGTACCACAACTAAGAGAAAGCACCTGGAGTTTGATCCTTCTTCCACCCCAAAAGTTGAAACTAGTTCAAGAACGGACGTTGTTGCTGTACCCCGATCTCGCTGGAGTAAAAAGTGGGAGGCTTTCAGAATGAAG ATGCAAGGTTATCCTATATTCAAGCGTCTTGATGAAATACGTAAACCAGTTACAAACAAAACCCAGGAG ATTGCTGAGGACATATGGGAACATTGGGAGACAAGCGATAGCCCAATTGTTCACAAAATTCAGGA TTTAAACGAAACTATTTTTCAAGAAACAGACACTGCTGCATCAATCAAGGAGATACGTCGCAGAGATCC ATCCTTTTCTTTACCAGACTTTTTGGCAGAAGTTCAGGATGCTGTTAAACCCGTTCTTAATGCTTACATCAAG GGGGATCTTGAGACATTGAAGAAGTATTGTAGTAGGGAGGTGATTGAGCGGTGTAAAGCCGAGCATGATGGTTTTAAAAGCCATGGCATCTTTTTTGATCACAAG ATTCTACATATTTCAGAGGCGGAAATAAaagagaccaaaatgatgggACATTCTCCCATTATTATTGTAATG TTCCAAACGCAGCAAGTGTACTGTGTACGAGATAGAAATGGTGATGTAACAGAAGGTGGCAAG GACACAATCCACACGGTGTATTATGCATGGGCAATGCAACAGGTAGATTTAGAAGAACTGAGTGAAGGTGCTATTTATCCAATTTGGAAAGTTAGAGAGATGCAGCAGTTCGGAGTTCAAGCCCTCATTTAG